In Populus alba chromosome 1, ASM523922v2, whole genome shotgun sequence, a single window of DNA contains:
- the LOC118042548 gene encoding DNA replication licensing factor MCM2, with amino-acid sequence MASGNSGNPPSSPDSPTTSAGFNTDQLPHNTSQNYTDDDDEAAVDPQILPEEPEEPEEEEEEGEDLFNDNFMDDYRRMDEHDQYETVGLDESFEDDRDPDQVIQDRRAAELELEARDVRFSNRKLPELLHDNDTDDDSYRPSKRSRADFRPPRSYDNVDTDDGLQSSPGRSQSRHSREDVPMTDQTEDYQDEDEDGDEGEFEMYRVQGTLREWVTRDEVRRFIAKKFKEFLLTYVNPKNEDGYFEYVRLINEMVSANKCSLEIDYKQFIYVHPNIAIWLADAPQSVLEVMEEVAMKVVFDLHPNYKNIHQKIYVRITNLPVYDQIRNIRQIHLNTMIRVGGVVTRRSGVFPQLQQVKYDCNKCGAILGPFFQNSYSEVKVGSCPECQSKGPFTVNIEQTIYRNYQKLTLQESPGIVPAGRLPRYKEVILLNDLIDCARPGEEIEVTGIYTNNFDLSLNTKNGFPVFSTVIEANYVTKKQDLFSAYKLTQEDKEEIEKLSKDPRIGERIIKSIAPSIYGHEDIKTALALAMFGGQEKNVEGKHRLRGDINVLLLGDPGTAKSQFLKYVEKTGQRAVYTTGKGASAVGLTAAVHKDPVTREWTLEGGALVLADKGICLIDEFDKMNDQDRVSIHEAMEQQSISISKAGIVTSLQARCSVIAAANPVGGRYDSSKTFSQNVELTDPIVSRFDILCVVKDVVDPIADEMLAEFVVDSHFKSQAKGANIDDRSYGESQEDQASARPVDPEILSQDLLKKYLTYAKLNIFPRFHDSDMEKLTQVYAELRRESSHGQGVPIAVRHIESMIRMSEAHARMHLRQHVTEEDVDMAISVLLNSFISTQKYGVQRALQKSFRKYITYKMDYNRMLLNLLQEIVNRALRFEEIISGSASGLTHIDVKVDDLLNMAEERGISDLRPFFSSTDFSAANFKLDEERRMIRHLLPRH; translated from the exons ATGGCGTCTGGCAATTCTGGAAATCCACCATCATCGCCGGATTCTCCAACCACATCTGCAGGATTCAACACCGATCAGCTCCCTCACAACACCAGCCAGAACTACACCGACGACGACGATGAAGCCGCCGTTGATCCCCAAATCCTCCCTGAAGAGCCCGAAGAAcccgaagaagaagaagaggaaggagagGATCTATTCAACGACAATTTTATGGA TGATTATCGGAGAATGGATGAGCATGATCAGTACGAGACCGTGGGGCTGGACGAATCGTTCGAGGATGATAGGGATCCTGATCAGGTGATTCAGGATCGAAGGGCGGCTGAGTTGGAGCTCGAGGCTCGTGATGTTAGATTTTCGAATCGGAAGCTCCCTGAGCTTCTACATGACAATG ATACGGATGATGACAGTTACAGGCCTTCAAAAAGGTCTAGAGCTGATTTCAGGCCCCCAAGAAGCTATGATAATGTTGATACTGATGATGGTTTGCAAAGCTCACCAGGTAGATCACAGAGTAGACATTCAAGGGAAGATGTGCCTATGACTGATCAAACAGAGGATTATCAAGATGAG GATGAAGATGGCGATGAAGGCGAGTTTGAGATGTACCGTGTCCAAGGAACTCTCAGGGAGTGGGTTACCAGAGATGAAGTTCGTCGTTTCATTGCTAAGAAGTTTAAGGAATTCTTACTTACATATGTGAATCCGAAGAATGAAGATGGATATTTTGAATATGTTCGACTGATAAATGAAATGGTGTCAG CCAATAAGTGTAGCTTGGAGATTGATtacaaacaatttatttatgtcCATCCCAATATTGCCATCTGGCTCGCTGATGCCCCTCAATCTGTCCTAGAGGTCATGGAAGAAGTAGCCATGAAAGTTGTCTTTGATTTGCATCCTAACTACAAAAATATCCATCAGAAGATCTATGTCCGCATCACCAACTTACCAGTCTATGATCAGATCAGAAACATCAG GCAAATTCATTTGAACACTATGATTCGTGTTGGAGGAGTTGTGACTAGGCGATCTGGTGTCTTCCCTCAGTTGCAGCAGGTAAAATATGATTGCAACAAGTGTGGAGCAATTTTGGGACCATTCTTTCAGAATTCTTATTCAGAAGTCAAGGTTGGTTCTTGCCCTGAATGCCAATCAAAAGGACCATTCACTGTTAACATTGAGCAG ACAATTTACAGAAATTACCAGAAGCTTACACTCCAAGAAAGCCCTGGAATTGTGCCTGCAGGTCGGCTTCCAAGATACAAGGAAGTGATACTGTTGAATGATTTGATTGACTGTGCACGCCCTGGGGAAGAAATT GAGGTCACTGGCatatatacaaataattttGACTTGTCTTTGAACACAAAGAATGGATTTCCTGTCTTCTCCACTGTAATCGAAGCAAACTATGTCACAAAGAAGCAGGATCTCTTTTCTGCATACAAGCTCACTCAGGAGGacaaagaagaaattgaaaagttgTCTAAAGACCCAAGGATAGGGGAAAGA ATTATCAAGTCTATTGCCCCATCCATCTATGGACATGAGGACATAAAAACTGCATTAGCTCTGGCTATGTTTGGAGGCCAAGAGAAAAATGTTGAAGGGAAACATCGGCTGCGAGGAGACATCAATGTGCTTCTCCTAGGTGATCCTGGCACGGCAAAATCTCAATTTCTGAA gTATGTTGAAAAGACTGGACAAAGGGCCGTGTATACTACTGGTAAAGGGGCTTCTGCTGTTGGTCTAACAGCTGCAGTGCACAAGGACCCAGTGACAAGAGAGTGGACCCTTGAAGGAGGAGCCCTTGTTCTAGCCGACAAAGGGATCTGTCTGATTGATGAGTTTGACAAGATGAATGATCAGGACAG GGTAAGCATCCATGAAGCAATGGAGCAGCAGAGTATTAGTATATCCAAGGCTGGCATTGTTACTTCTCTCCAGGCTCGGTGCTCTGTTATTGCTGCTGCAAATCCTGTTGGAGGAAG ATATGACTCCTCCAAAACATTTTCACAGAATGTTGAGTTGACAGATCCCATCGTTTCTCGTTTTGACATCCTCTGTGTTGTCAAG GATGTGGTTGACCCCATAGCAGATGAGATGCTTGCAGAGTTTGTAGTTGATAGTCATTTCAAATCACAGGCCAAGGGTGCTAATATAGATGATAGGTCCTATGGCGAGTCTCAGGAAGATCAAGCCTCTGCCAGGCCAGTTGATCCAGAG ATTCTTTCTCAAGATTTGCTGAAGAAGTACTTGACCTATGCCAAGTTGAACATATTCCCAAGGTTTCATGATTCTGACATGGAAAAACTCACACAAGTTTATGCTGAGCTGCGGAGAGAATCTTCG CATGGACAAGGTGTACCTATAGCAGTGAGGCACATAGAATCAATGATACGGATGTCTGAAGCACATGCCAGAATGCACCTCAGACAGCATGTCACTGAAGAAGATGTGGACATGGCAATAAGTGTTTTGCTAAATTCATTCATTTCGACACAAAAATATGGGGTGCAGAGGGCTCTGCAAAAG AGTTTCAGAAAGTACATTACTTACAAGATGGATTACAATAGAATGCTTCTCAATCTTCTACAAGAGATTGTGAACAGAGCACTGCGTTTTGAAGAAATCATTTCTGGATCGGCGTCAGGGCTTACCCACATAGACGTGAAAGTAGATGATCTGCTGAACATG GCTGAAGAGCGTGGGATCAGTGATCTTAGACCCTTCTTCTCGAGCACTGATTTTTCTGCTGCCAACTTCAAGTTGGATGAAGAACGACGAATGATCAGACATCTCCTTCCAAGACACTAA
- the LOC118042964 gene encoding uncharacterized protein: MGIRFLNLQIIPWCFHLMGNPISCLQIQSEPPAGTVKLIRSDGLVKVYDRPIYVSELMVEFPKHLVCHSDSFYIGQKIPALPENDLLQLGHKYFLLPKHCFQSVLSFVTIASFASSSLQPQPSSSRNAFLKKAATCQPFDIQKSPNGCLRIRVSDEFLSQLMEEGEVKESEEDENSRNCRPTSRVCTTPQLEKDYTQLVGSRQWKPKLESIRENERRKLSSSFGMKRSKKSQSKVTQKSTQEQHLRSTPTNHSKSSLKAKINIKSRK, from the coding sequence ATGGGTATAAGGTTTTTGAATCTGCAAATCATCCCGTGGTGTTTTCATTTGATGGGCAATCCTATATCATGCTTGCAAATCCAGTCTGAGCCACCGGCAGGTACAGTCAAGCTTATAAGATCGGATGGGCTAGTGAAGGTCTATGACAGACCAATCTATGTTTCTGAGCTAATGGTAGAGTTTCCTAAACACCTGGTTTGCCATTCTGATTCATTCTATATAGGCCAAAAGATCCCAGCTCTTCCTGAGAATGACCTGCTTCAATTAGGCCACAAGTACTTTCTTCTACCTAAACATTGCTTCCAATCCGTGTTGTCTTTTGTCACTATAGCTTCCTTCGCCAGCTCCTCGCTACAGCCTCAGCCATCATCTTCAAGAAATGCGTTTCTAAAAAAGGCAGCTACTTGCCAACCTTTTGATATCCAAAAATCTCCAAATGGGTGCTTGAGGATACGTGTATCAGATGAGTTTTTATCACAATTAATGGAGGAAGGTGAAGTCAAGGAGAGTGAAGAAGATGAGAACTCAAGAAATTGTAGACCAACAAGCAGAGTTTGCACTACTCCTCAGTTAGAGAAAGATTATACGCAGCTTGTTGGGTCACGCCAATGGAAACCAAAGTTGGAGTCAATAAGGGAGAACGAAAGGAGGaagctttcttcttcctttggaATGAAGAGAAGTAAGAAATCTCAGTCTAAAGTAACACAAAAGAGTACTCAAGAACAACACCTTCGCTCAACACCTACCAATCATAGCAAGTCTTCTCTAAAAGCCAAGATCAATATTAAATCAAGAAAGTGA